In Sparus aurata chromosome 3, fSpaAur1.1, whole genome shotgun sequence, the following are encoded in one genomic region:
- the LOC115579043 gene encoding major histocompatibility complex class I-related gene protein-like: MQDFSVQVLHSLKHFTTASTGIPNIPEFVATLEVDELLMGYSDSNKRLDVKQDWAKKFFIDHPEQLEWYRQQCFHIQPNFFKSLTNSLMRVYNQSGGVHVLQRVSGCEWNDETEEVKGFTQIGYDGEYLLELDLNTLTWIALRREADPAKQRWDADKELGKVFKIFLTQVFPEQLKQYVKYAGSFLLRTDLPSVSLLQKTPSSPVSCLATGFYPHRASLVWRKDGEELHEEVDHGEILPNHDGTFQMSVDLNLSSVTPEDWTRYDCVFQLYGVKEEIITRLEKDRIRTNEVKPSNMTVLVTAAVVVLVLILIGAAGFIVYKKKKAISPPSSAPDNSTDEDSSKPLNQDN, encoded by the exons ATGCAAGAtttttctgtgcaag tgctacactCCCTGAAGCATTTCACAACTGCATCAACTGGAATCCCAAACATCCCAGAATTTGTGGCAACACTAGAAGTTGATGAACTTCTGATGGGGTACTCTGACAGCAACAAAAGGCTGGATGTAAAACAGGACTGGGCAAAGAAATTCTTTATAGATCACCCTGAGCAGTTGGAGTGGTACAGACAACAGTGTTTCCACATCCAGCCAAACTTCTTCAAATCCTTGACTAACAGTTTGATGCGTGTCTACAACcaaagtggag gtgtccatgttttacagAGAGTGAGCGGCTGTGAGTGGAATGATGAGActgaagaggtcaaaggtttcACTCAGattggttatgatggagaatATCTCTTGGAATTGGATTTAAATACATTGACATGGATCGCTCTAAGACGTGAGGCTGACCCCGCCAAACAGAGATGGGATGCTGATAAAGAATTAGGAAAAgtatttaagatttttttgacTCAGGTTTTTCCTGAGCAACTTAAGCAGTATGTGAAGTATGCGGGGAgctttctgctgagaacag atcttccctcagtgtctctcctccagaagactccctcctctccagtcagctgcctcgctacaggtttctaccctcacagagcctcactcgtctggaggaaagatggagaggagcttcatgaggaggtggaccacggagagatcctccccaaccacgatggaaccttccagatgagtgttgacctgaacctttcatcagtcacacctgaagactggacgaggtacgactgtgtgtttcagctctatggtgtgaaggaggaaatcatcaccagactggagaaagatcggatcagaaccaacgaag tgaagcccagtaacatgaccgtcctcgtcactgctgcagtggttgttcttgttctcattctcatcggtgctgctggattcatcgtttacaaaaagaagaaag ccatcagccctccatctt cagctcctgacaacagcacagatgAAGATTCCTCTAAGCCACTGAATCAAGACAATTGA